A genomic region of Limimonas halophila contains the following coding sequences:
- the gmk gene encoding guanylate kinase: MLVLSSPSGAGKTTISRELLGRDGNLALSVSATTRAPRPGEEDGVHYHFLDEGEFRRMVADGDFLEHAEVFGKLYGTPRRPVERTLDAGGDVLFDIDWQGTRQLRDTARADLVSVFVLPPSMDALAERLRQRGQDSEAVVRERMAKAADEMSHWREYDYIVVNESIPESVRRVEAILQAERLRRERQTGLPDFVGRLTDV; encoded by the coding sequence ATGCTGGTGCTGTCCTCGCCGTCGGGTGCGGGCAAGACGACGATCTCGCGCGAGCTGCTGGGCCGGGACGGCAACCTCGCGCTCTCCGTCTCCGCCACCACGCGCGCGCCGCGGCCGGGCGAAGAGGACGGCGTGCACTATCACTTCCTGGATGAGGGCGAATTCCGCCGCATGGTCGCGGACGGGGATTTCCTCGAACACGCGGAAGTCTTCGGCAAGCTCTACGGCACGCCGCGCCGGCCCGTGGAGCGCACCCTGGACGCCGGCGGCGACGTGCTCTTCGACATCGACTGGCAGGGCACGCGCCAGCTTCGCGACACCGCGCGCGCCGATCTCGTCTCCGTCTTCGTGCTGCCGCCGTCGATGGACGCGCTCGCCGAGCGCCTGCGCCAGCGCGGGCAGGACTCCGAGGCCGTGGTGCGCGAGCGCATGGCCAAGGCCGCCGACGAGATGAGCCACTGGCGCGAGTACGACTACATCGTCGTCAACGAAAGCATTCCGGAAAGCGTCCGCCGCGTGGAAGCGATCCTCCAGGCCGAACGCCTGCGCCGCGAGCGGCAGACGGGCCTGCCGGATTTCGTGGGGCGGCTGACCGACGTTTGA
- the fabD gene encoding ACP S-malonyltransferase yields the protein MARAFVFPGQGSQAVGMGRELAATYASARETFEEIDDALSQHLSRLMAEGPEDELTLTANAQPALMAVSLAVVRVVEEQGRLRLADHGAFMAGHSLGEYSALAAAGSLDVATTARLLRTRGQAMQDAVPVGQGAMAALMGLNLDTVRDIAEQAADQGVCEPANDNAPGQVVVSGDTAAVERAVTLAKERGAKRAVMLPVSAPFHCRLMTPAAETMERALADTPIAAPSLPVVSNVTAQPETEPEAIRERLVEQVTRTVRWRESVQTMQARDVDTLVEVGHGTTLSGLARRIDRSLASQAVGGPEQIDALLERLS from the coding sequence ATGGCGCGGGCTTTCGTGTTTCCCGGGCAGGGCTCGCAGGCAGTCGGCATGGGCCGTGAATTGGCGGCCACCTACGCCAGCGCGCGCGAGACCTTCGAGGAAATCGACGACGCGCTGAGCCAGCACCTGTCGCGCCTGATGGCGGAGGGGCCGGAGGATGAGTTGACGCTCACCGCCAACGCGCAGCCGGCGCTGATGGCCGTCAGCCTGGCCGTCGTGCGCGTGGTGGAGGAGCAGGGCCGCCTGCGCCTGGCCGATCACGGGGCCTTCATGGCGGGTCACTCCCTGGGCGAGTACTCGGCGCTGGCCGCCGCGGGCTCGCTGGACGTGGCGACGACGGCCCGGCTATTGCGCACGCGCGGGCAGGCGATGCAGGACGCGGTGCCGGTGGGCCAGGGCGCGATGGCGGCGCTCATGGGTCTCAACCTGGACACCGTTCGCGATATCGCCGAGCAGGCCGCGGATCAGGGCGTCTGCGAGCCGGCGAACGACAACGCGCCGGGACAGGTCGTCGTCAGCGGCGACACGGCCGCAGTGGAGCGCGCGGTGACGCTCGCCAAGGAGCGCGGCGCCAAGCGGGCGGTCATGCTGCCGGTCTCCGCACCCTTCCACTGTCGCCTGATGACGCCGGCGGCTGAGACGATGGAGCGGGCGCTGGCCGACACGCCGATCGCCGCGCCCAGCCTGCCGGTCGTCAGCAACGTGACCGCGCAGCCGGAAACCGAGCCCGAAGCCATCCGCGAGCGCCTCGTGGAGCAGGTGACGCGCACAGTGCGCTGGCGCGAGAGCGTGCAGACAATGCAGGCGCGGGACGTGGACACGCTCGTCGAGGTGGGCCACGGCACGACGCTCAGCGGCCTCGCGCGGCGCATCGACCGCTCGCTGGCGAGCCAGGCCGTGGGCGGGCCGGAGCAGATCGACGCGTTGCTGGAGCGCCTGAGCTGA
- the fabG gene encoding 3-oxoacyl-[acyl-carrier-protein] reductase: MFDLTGKAALVTGASGGIGGAIARTLHAQGASVALSGTRREKLDTLADELGERVAVTPCDLRDGDAVSKLPGEAEKALGSLDILVNNAGLTRDTLVMRMKDEDWQDVLDVNLTAAFRLSRGALKGMMKRRWGRIINVASVVGAIGNPGQGNYVASKAGLMGFSKSLAAETAARGITVNCIAPGFIESAMTDELSEDQREQILARIPAGRMGQADEVASAAAYLASPAASYVTGHTLHVNGGMAML, translated from the coding sequence ATGTTCGACCTGACCGGCAAGGCGGCGCTGGTGACCGGCGCCTCCGGCGGAATCGGCGGCGCGATCGCGCGCACGCTTCACGCCCAGGGCGCCTCGGTGGCCCTGTCCGGCACGCGGCGCGAGAAGCTGGACACCCTGGCCGACGAGTTGGGCGAGCGCGTGGCCGTAACGCCCTGCGACCTGCGCGACGGCGACGCCGTGAGCAAGCTGCCGGGCGAGGCCGAGAAGGCGCTGGGTTCGCTGGACATCCTGGTGAACAACGCCGGGCTGACGCGCGACACCCTCGTCATGCGCATGAAGGACGAGGACTGGCAGGACGTGCTGGACGTCAACCTGACGGCCGCCTTCCGCCTGTCGCGCGGCGCGCTCAAGGGCATGATGAAGCGCCGTTGGGGCCGCATCATCAACGTCGCCTCGGTCGTGGGCGCGATCGGCAATCCGGGGCAGGGCAACTACGTCGCCTCGAAGGCCGGGCTGATGGGCTTCAGCAAGTCGCTGGCAGCGGAAACGGCCGCGCGCGGCATCACGGTCAACTGCATCGCGCCCGGATTCATCGAGTCCGCCATGACAGACGAGTTGAGCGAGGATCAGCGCGAGCAGATCCTGGCGCGCATTCCCGCCGGCCGCATGGGCCAGGCGGACGAGGTGGCGTCCGCCGCCGCCTATCTCGCAAGTCCGGCAGCAAGCTACGTCACGGGCCATACCTTGCACGTCAACGGGGGAATGGCCATGCTGTGA
- the lon gene encoding endopeptidase La has translation MLELSKAGTQYPVLPLRDIVVFPHMIVPLFVGREKSVNALEDVRKDDKQILLVAQKDAQHEDPGAKDLYEVGTLASILQLLKLPDGTIKVLVEGGQRARIGGFTENEDFLEAEAEVIGEEAAEDRELDALRRSVVSQFEQYIKLNKKIPPEVLNTVSQIEDPSKLADTIASHLSLNIADKQELLESDSVSERLEKVYAYIEGEIGGLEAEKRVRNRVKKQMEKTQREYYLNEQLKAIRKELGEGDEGQDELQELEERLKKTKMTKEAREKAQNELKKLKNMSPMSAESTVVRNYLDWMLAVPWKKRSRVKNDIDVAREVLDADHYGLTRVKERIIEYLAVQKRMGRVKGPILCLVGPPGVGKTSLGKSIARATNREFVRQSLGGVRDEAEMRGHRRTYIGSMPGKVIQGMKKAGTKNPLFLLDEVDKLGADWRGDPSSALLEILDPEQNSHFVDHYLDVEYDLSEVMFITTANTLDMPPALLDRMEIIRIPGYTEDEKVEIAKRHLITKQRTENGLDESEWSLSDGALRDLIRRYTREAGVRNLEREVGSLARKAVKDITTGAAKQIQVTRQNLQKYAGVPRYKYGVAEQEDLVGVATGLAWTEVGGELLSIEAVTVPGKGKVTSTGKLGDVMKESIQAAEFFIKSRSAEYGIHPSLLERKSIHVHVPEGATPKDGPSAGIAMVTAIVSALTGIPVRHDVAMTGEATLRGRVLAIGGLKEKLLAALRGGLSTVLIPKENEKDLADIPNNVKRSLTIIPVERLDEVLHNALTQEPTPISDVAPEEVEQLPHPEAGEAKPVTRH, from the coding sequence ATGTTGGAACTGTCCAAGGCCGGAACACAGTATCCCGTCCTTCCGTTGCGCGACATCGTCGTCTTCCCGCACATGATCGTGCCCCTCTTCGTCGGGCGCGAGAAGTCGGTGAATGCGCTCGAGGACGTGCGCAAGGACGACAAGCAGATTCTGCTGGTCGCGCAGAAGGACGCGCAGCACGAGGACCCCGGCGCCAAGGACCTGTACGAGGTCGGCACGCTCGCCAGCATCCTTCAGCTGCTCAAGCTGCCGGACGGCACGATCAAGGTGCTGGTCGAGGGCGGTCAGCGTGCGCGCATCGGCGGGTTCACCGAGAACGAGGACTTCCTCGAGGCCGAGGCCGAGGTCATCGGCGAGGAAGCGGCGGAGGACCGCGAGCTGGATGCGTTGCGCCGCAGCGTCGTCTCGCAGTTCGAGCAGTACATCAAGCTCAACAAGAAGATCCCGCCGGAAGTCCTCAACACCGTCTCGCAGATCGAGGACCCCAGCAAGCTGGCGGACACCATCGCCTCGCATCTGTCGCTGAACATCGCCGACAAGCAGGAGCTGCTGGAAAGCGACTCCGTCAGCGAGCGGCTTGAGAAGGTCTACGCCTACATCGAGGGCGAGATCGGCGGTCTGGAGGCCGAAAAGCGCGTCCGGAACCGCGTCAAGAAGCAGATGGAGAAGACGCAGCGCGAGTACTACCTGAACGAGCAGCTCAAGGCGATCCGCAAGGAGCTCGGCGAGGGCGACGAGGGCCAGGACGAACTCCAGGAGCTGGAGGAGCGCCTCAAGAAGACGAAGATGACGAAGGAGGCGCGCGAAAAGGCCCAGAACGAGCTGAAAAAGCTCAAGAACATGTCGCCGATGTCGGCCGAGTCGACGGTGGTGCGCAACTACCTCGACTGGATGCTGGCCGTGCCGTGGAAGAAGCGCAGCCGCGTCAAGAACGACATCGACGTCGCCCGCGAAGTGCTGGACGCGGACCACTACGGCCTGACGCGCGTGAAGGAGCGCATCATCGAGTATCTGGCGGTCCAGAAGCGCATGGGGCGCGTGAAGGGGCCGATCCTGTGCCTCGTGGGGCCGCCGGGCGTGGGCAAGACCTCCCTGGGCAAGTCCATCGCCCGCGCCACGAACCGCGAGTTCGTCCGCCAGTCGCTGGGCGGCGTGCGCGACGAGGCGGAAATGCGCGGCCACCGGCGCACCTACATCGGCTCGATGCCGGGCAAGGTTATCCAGGGCATGAAGAAGGCCGGGACGAAGAACCCGCTCTTCCTGCTGGACGAGGTGGACAAGCTCGGCGCCGACTGGCGCGGCGATCCCTCCTCCGCCCTGCTGGAGATCCTGGACCCCGAGCAGAACTCGCACTTCGTCGACCACTACCTGGACGTCGAGTACGACCTGTCGGAGGTGATGTTCATCACCACCGCCAACACGCTCGACATGCCGCCGGCGCTGCTGGACCGCATGGAGATCATCCGCATCCCCGGCTACACCGAGGATGAGAAGGTGGAGATCGCCAAGCGCCACCTCATCACCAAGCAGCGCACGGAAAATGGCCTGGACGAGAGCGAGTGGTCGCTGTCGGACGGCGCGCTGCGCGACCTGATCCGGCGCTACACCCGCGAGGCCGGCGTGCGCAACCTGGAGCGCGAGGTGGGCTCGCTGGCCCGCAAGGCGGTGAAGGACATCACCACGGGTGCGGCCAAGCAGATCCAGGTGACGCGCCAGAACCTCCAGAAGTACGCCGGCGTGCCGCGCTACAAGTACGGCGTGGCCGAGCAGGAGGATCTGGTCGGCGTGGCCACGGGGCTGGCGTGGACCGAGGTCGGCGGCGAACTGCTGTCGATCGAGGCGGTCACGGTGCCCGGCAAGGGCAAGGTGACCTCCACCGGCAAGCTCGGTGACGTGATGAAGGAGTCGATCCAGGCGGCCGAGTTCTTCATCAAGAGCCGGTCGGCGGAATACGGCATCCACCCGAGCCTGCTGGAGCGCAAGTCGATCCACGTCCACGTGCCGGAGGGCGCGACGCCCAAGGACGGCCCGTCCGCCGGCATCGCCATGGTCACGGCGATCGTCTCCGCGCTGACGGGCATTCCGGTGCGCCACGACGTGGCCATGACCGGCGAGGCGACGCTGCGCGGGCGCGTGCTGGCGATCGGCGGCCTCAAGGAGAAGCTGCTGGCCGCGCTGCGCGGCGGGCTGTCGACGGTCCTGATCCCTAAGGAGAACGAGAAGGACCTCGCCGACATCCCGAACAACGTGAAGCGCAGCCTGACCATCATCCCGGTCGAGCGCCTGGACGAGGTGCTGCACAACGCCCTCACCCAGGAGCCCACGCCCATCAGCGACGTGGCGCCCGAGGAGGTGGAGCAGCTTCCGCATCCCGAGGCCGGCGAGGCCAAACCGGTCACGCGGCACTGA
- a CDS encoding YicC/YloC family endoribonuclease: MTVASMTGFARRDGGDDQVAWTWELKSVNARGLDVRLRLPNGMEALEQRVRSAVQGVCTRGTVNVTLSLDRGQTQPSFQVNREMLNQLLALSREIAGETEVAPPRVDGLLNIKGVLQTADTPEEDPDVVGARQEKMLADLDGALAELGEARRAEGERLKTAAMAHLDEIAGLIDTARASAAAQPDALRERLRRQVAELLDTDVGLSEDRLAQEAAVLASKADVREELDRLAAHDAAVRELLTQGGAIGRRLDFFCQELNREANTVCSKSSDTALTRTGVALKNAVEQLREQVQNIE; this comes from the coding sequence GTGACCGTCGCCAGCATGACCGGATTTGCCCGCCGCGACGGCGGGGACGACCAGGTCGCCTGGACCTGGGAGCTGAAGAGCGTCAACGCGCGCGGGCTCGACGTGCGCCTGCGCCTGCCGAACGGCATGGAAGCGCTGGAGCAGCGCGTGCGCAGCGCGGTGCAGGGCGTGTGCACGCGCGGCACTGTCAACGTCACGCTCTCGCTGGACCGTGGGCAGACGCAGCCGAGCTTCCAGGTCAACCGCGAGATGCTGAACCAGCTGCTTGCGCTGTCGCGGGAGATCGCGGGCGAAACCGAGGTCGCGCCGCCGCGCGTCGACGGCCTGCTCAACATCAAGGGCGTGCTTCAAACCGCCGACACGCCCGAGGAAGACCCGGACGTCGTCGGCGCGCGCCAGGAGAAGATGCTGGCCGACCTGGACGGCGCGCTGGCGGAGCTGGGCGAGGCGCGCCGCGCCGAGGGCGAGCGCCTGAAGACCGCGGCCATGGCGCACCTGGACGAAATCGCCGGCCTGATCGACACCGCCCGTGCCAGCGCCGCGGCGCAGCCCGACGCCCTGCGCGAGCGCCTGCGCCGTCAGGTCGCCGAGCTGCTGGACACGGACGTGGGGCTGTCCGAGGACCGGCTGGCGCAGGAGGCCGCCGTGCTGGCCAGCAAGGCCGACGTGCGCGAGGAGCTAGACCGGCTCGCCGCCCACGACGCCGCCGTGCGCGAGCTTCTGACGCAGGGCGGGGCGATCGGCCGGCGCCTGGACTTCTTCTGTCAGGAACTCAACCGCGAAGCCAACACGGTGTGCTCGAAGTCGAGCGACACGGCGTTGACCCGCACGGGTGTGGCGCTCAAGAACGCCGTCGAGCAGCTTCGCGAGCAGGTCCAGAACATCGAGTGA
- a CDS encoding non-heme iron oxygenase ferredoxin subunit, translated as MTDEQNVTWHAVITASELEEDEPEHVKIGDTPVCIVRLEDGIYAINDICTHEFALLSEGFVEDEEVECPLHQARFNVKTGACTALPAKEDVPTYRVKVEGDQVYVGMPAS; from the coding sequence ATGACCGACGAGCAGAACGTCACTTGGCACGCCGTGATCACAGCGAGCGAGCTGGAAGAGGATGAGCCCGAGCACGTGAAGATCGGGGACACCCCCGTCTGCATCGTCCGCCTGGAAGATGGCATCTACGCCATCAACGACATCTGCACCCATGAGTTCGCCCTGCTGTCCGAGGGTTTCGTCGAGGACGAAGAGGTCGAGTGCCCGCTTCATCAGGCGCGCTTCAACGTCAAGACCGGCGCGTGCACGGCGCTGCCGGCGAAGGAGGACGTGCCCACCTATCGCGTGAAGGTCGAGGGCGATCAGGTCTACGTCGGCATGCCCGCGAGCTGA
- the mltG gene encoding endolytic transglycosylase MltG, whose product MRRLLVLLSFFATGIVVAGATGLIWGTKQFESPGPLEARTTVEIPHGAGLSTVARKLKAAGVIEHELVFSLGARLTDRAGALKAGEYAFPPAVSPDKALARIVAGRTVTYSLTIPEGLTSAQVVERVREAEALSGAIREIPAEGTLLPETYTYSRGHTRARMINRMQASMDRLLAKLWPERATDLPIHSKREAVTLASIVEKETAVPDERAVIAGVFINRLRKGMRLQSDPTVRYAVTEGEKTLDRPLTQADLDRDDPYNTYTRKGLPPGPIANPGRAAIKAALNPADTEYLYFVASGNGGHAFAKTLEAHNENVAEYRERQRSN is encoded by the coding sequence GTGAGGCGGCTGCTCGTTCTTCTCTCCTTCTTCGCCACCGGCATCGTCGTTGCCGGGGCGACCGGGCTGATCTGGGGCACGAAGCAGTTCGAATCGCCCGGCCCGCTGGAAGCGCGCACGACGGTCGAGATTCCGCACGGCGCAGGGCTGTCGACCGTCGCGCGCAAGCTGAAGGCTGCGGGCGTTATCGAACACGAACTCGTCTTCAGCCTCGGTGCGCGTCTGACGGACCGGGCCGGCGCCCTCAAGGCCGGCGAGTACGCCTTCCCGCCGGCCGTCAGTCCCGACAAGGCGCTGGCGCGGATCGTCGCCGGCCGCACCGTGACCTACAGCCTGACGATTCCCGAGGGCCTGACCAGCGCCCAGGTGGTCGAGCGCGTGCGCGAGGCCGAGGCGCTGTCCGGCGCGATCCGCGAGATCCCGGCAGAGGGCACGCTGCTGCCGGAAACCTACACCTACAGCCGCGGTCACACGCGGGCGCGCATGATCAACCGCATGCAGGCGTCGATGGACCGCCTGCTGGCGAAGCTCTGGCCCGAGCGCGCCACGGATTTGCCCATCCATTCCAAGCGCGAGGCCGTGACGCTGGCCTCGATCGTGGAAAAGGAAACGGCCGTTCCGGACGAGCGCGCCGTGATCGCCGGCGTCTTCATCAACCGGCTGCGCAAGGGCATGCGCCTTCAGTCCGACCCCACGGTGCGCTATGCCGTCACCGAGGGCGAAAAGACGCTCGACCGGCCGTTGACGCAAGCCGATCTGGACCGCGACGACCCCTACAACACCTACACCCGCAAGGGGCTGCCGCCGGGGCCCATCGCAAACCCCGGCCGCGCGGCGATCAAGGCGGCGCTGAACCCGGCGGACACCGAGTACCTCTATTTCGTCGCCAGCGGCAACGGCGGCCACGCCTTCGCCAAGACGCTGGAAGCCCACAACGAGAACGTCGCCGAGTACCGCGAGCGGCAGCGCAGCAATTAA
- a CDS encoding acyl carrier protein: MSENDTGERVKKIVVEHLGVDESKVTDNASFIDDLGADSLDTVELVMAFEEEFGCEIPDDAAEKIVTVKDAVNFIQEHAG; encoded by the coding sequence ATGAGTGAGAACGACACCGGCGAGCGCGTGAAGAAGATCGTCGTCGAGCACCTGGGCGTCGACGAGTCCAAGGTCACCGACAACGCCAGCTTCATCGACGATCTGGGCGCCGACAGCCTCGACACCGTCGAGCTGGTCATGGCGTTCGAGGAGGAGTTCGGCTGCGAGATTCCGGACGACGCGGCCGAAAAGATCGTGACCGTCAAGGACGCGGTGAACTTCATCCAGGAGCACGCCGGCTGA
- the fabF gene encoding beta-ketoacyl-ACP synthase II, translated as MRRVVITGLGLLTPLGCGVEASWQRLLDGQSGVREIDSFDVSDIASRIAGQVPRGTKADGGFDPDEWVARKDQRKLDEFIVYGLCAAQQAVEDSGWMPEDEESRDRTGVMIGSGIGGLQTICEGAVTVRERGPRRLSPFFIPAALINLVSGQVSIRYGFRGPNHAVVTACSTGAHAIGDAARLIALDDADVMVAGGAEAAVCRVGMAGFSSAKALSTGYNDQPERASRPWDQGRDGFVMGEGAGTVVLEELEHAKARGAPIYGEVLGYGMSGDAYHITAPAEDGNGAYRSMKGALRSAKLDATDIDYVNAHGTSTPRGDEIELNAVKRLFGDHAYTMSMSSTKSAIGHLLGAAGAVEAIFSILATQRGVVPPTLNLDDPSPECDDVDLVPHQAKERPVRRALSNSFGFGGTNASVIFGTYEG; from the coding sequence ATGAGACGCGTAGTGATCACCGGCCTGGGCTTGCTGACGCCGCTTGGATGCGGCGTCGAAGCCTCGTGGCAGCGCCTTCTCGACGGCCAGTCCGGCGTTCGGGAGATCGATTCCTTCGACGTTTCGGACATTGCCTCCCGCATCGCGGGGCAGGTGCCCAGGGGCACCAAGGCCGACGGGGGCTTCGACCCCGACGAGTGGGTGGCCCGCAAGGACCAGCGCAAGCTGGACGAGTTCATCGTCTACGGCTTGTGCGCGGCGCAGCAGGCCGTCGAGGATTCGGGCTGGATGCCCGAGGACGAGGAGAGCCGCGACCGGACCGGCGTGATGATCGGCTCCGGCATCGGCGGTCTCCAGACGATCTGCGAGGGGGCCGTGACCGTGCGCGAGCGCGGGCCCCGGCGCCTGTCGCCGTTCTTCATCCCGGCGGCGCTGATCAACCTCGTCTCGGGGCAGGTGTCCATCCGCTACGGCTTCCGCGGCCCCAACCACGCCGTGGTCACGGCGTGCTCGACCGGGGCGCACGCCATCGGCGACGCGGCGCGGCTGATCGCGCTGGACGACGCCGACGTCATGGTGGCCGGGGGTGCGGAAGCCGCGGTGTGCCGCGTGGGCATGGCCGGCTTCTCCTCCGCCAAGGCGCTGTCCACCGGCTACAACGACCAGCCCGAGCGGGCGTCGCGCCCGTGGGACCAGGGCCGCGACGGCTTTGTCATGGGCGAAGGTGCCGGCACGGTCGTGCTGGAAGAACTGGAGCACGCCAAGGCCCGCGGCGCGCCGATCTACGGTGAGGTCCTGGGCTACGGCATGTCCGGCGACGCCTACCACATCACCGCCCCGGCGGAGGACGGCAACGGCGCCTACCGCTCGATGAAGGGCGCCCTGCGCTCGGCGAAGCTGGATGCGACGGACATCGACTACGTCAACGCGCACGGCACCTCGACGCCGCGCGGGGACGAGATCGAGCTGAACGCCGTGAAGCGGCTGTTCGGCGATCACGCCTACACCATGTCGATGTCGTCCACGAAATCCGCCATCGGCCACCTGCTGGGCGCGGCCGGTGCCGTGGAGGCCATCTTCTCCATCCTGGCGACCCAGCGCGGGGTGGTGCCGCCGACGCTTAACCTGGACGACCCGTCGCCGGAGTGCGACGATGTCGACCTCGTGCCGCACCAGGCGAAGGAACGGCCGGTCCGCCGGGCGCTGTCCAATTCCTTCGGGTTCGGGGGCACGAATGCGAGCGTCATCTTCGGGACGTACGAGGGCTGA
- a CDS encoding SDR family NAD(P)-dependent oxidoreductase gives MANAVRDPRSVLITGASSGIGAALARAYAAPGVTLFLSGRNAERLEQVAAAARQSGAQVNTRTLDVDDREATAAWVAEADATAPLELAIANAGISAGTGSGAESAEQARAIFATNLGGVLNTLDPGIERMRERGRGQIAIVSSLAAFRGFPGAPAYCASKAAVRVWGEALRGHLADAGIGVSVVCPGFVETPMTSVNAFPMPFLMDADRAAWRIKRRLAKDKPRISFPRPLAAAVWLLAALPPGVTDALLSRLPAKD, from the coding sequence GTGGCGAACGCCGTCCGCGACCCCCGATCCGTGCTTATCACCGGCGCGTCCAGCGGCATCGGCGCGGCACTGGCGCGCGCGTACGCGGCGCCGGGCGTGACCCTCTTCCTCAGCGGGCGCAACGCCGAGCGGCTCGAGCAGGTCGCGGCGGCCGCGCGGCAGTCGGGTGCCCAGGTGAACACCCGCACGCTGGACGTGGACGACCGCGAAGCAACGGCCGCGTGGGTGGCCGAGGCGGACGCGACCGCCCCGCTGGAGCTGGCGATCGCCAACGCCGGCATTTCCGCCGGCACGGGAAGCGGCGCCGAAAGCGCCGAGCAGGCGCGCGCCATCTTCGCCACCAACCTGGGCGGCGTGCTCAACACCCTGGACCCGGGGATCGAGCGCATGCGCGAACGCGGACGCGGCCAGATCGCCATCGTCAGCTCGCTGGCGGCCTTTCGCGGCTTCCCGGGGGCGCCCGCCTACTGCGCCAGCAAGGCGGCCGTGCGCGTTTGGGGCGAAGCCCTGCGCGGCCATCTGGCGGACGCGGGGATCGGCGTCAGCGTGGTCTGTCCTGGCTTCGTGGAAACGCCAATGACGTCGGTGAACGCCTTCCCCATGCCCTTCCTGATGGACGCCGACCGTGCCGCCTGGCGCATCAAACGAAGGTTGGCGAAAGACAAACCGCGTATCAGCTTTCCGCGCCCGCTGGCGGCGGCCGTGTGGCTGCTGGCCGCGCTACCGCCGGGTGTCACGGACGCGCTGCTCAGCCGCCTGCCCGCCAAGGATTAA